From Candidatus Pedobacter colombiensis, one genomic window encodes:
- a CDS encoding DUF4377 domain-containing protein, giving the protein METEQLLHPVVITQIKMKRDMIKSIAAKLVLTLTLILGINMVSKADLIRLVVKEDLASCTGVAPMTCMQVKYKNSKNWELFYSQISGFKYQPGYRYVLLVNRTKRKNVPADASAYEYKLKKVVKKVKMKQNTTTAWDFVLKHKWKLIQMNGVTQTASPVYMTFDGTEKRVSGKSGCNTFFGGYEKSDDQLTFNKIAGTRMACSPELNKLEHEFLTLIGDKTFRYDVAEQTLNLYKGNKLMLMFGMAPLK; this is encoded by the coding sequence ATGGAAACGGAACAATTGTTGCATCCTGTTGTTATAACACAAATAAAAATGAAGAGAGACATGATTAAAAGTATCGCCGCAAAATTAGTTTTAACACTTACTTTAATATTAGGAATCAATATGGTCAGCAAGGCTGATTTGATTAGGTTAGTAGTTAAAGAAGATCTGGCTAGTTGTACAGGTGTTGCACCTATGACCTGTATGCAGGTGAAGTACAAAAACAGTAAAAATTGGGAGTTATTTTATAGCCAGATTTCTGGGTTCAAATATCAGCCAGGTTATCGTTATGTACTTCTGGTGAATCGCACCAAAAGAAAAAATGTTCCTGCAGATGCCTCGGCGTACGAATACAAACTAAAAAAGGTGGTGAAGAAAGTGAAAATGAAGCAAAATACAACCACAGCATGGGATTTTGTACTGAAGCACAAATGGAAATTGATCCAAATGAATGGCGTAACGCAAACAGCCTCTCCGGTATATATGACGTTTGATGGGACTGAGAAACGTGTTAGTGGTAAATCGGGCTGTAACACTTTCTTTGGAGGCTATGAGAAAAGTGATGATCAGTTAACCTTTAATAAGATTGCCGGTACAAGGATGGCTTGTAGCCCGGAATTGAATAAATTGGAACATGAGTTTTTAACCTTGATAGGTGATAAAACCTTTAGATATGATGTTGCTGAGCAAACGCTTAATCTGTATAAGGGTAATAAACTGATGCTGATGTTTGGAATGGCACCTCTGAAATAA
- a CDS encoding TlpA disulfide reductase family protein, with amino-acid sequence MKPMKIMWTGIAMSCFLPLLSIGQGFSLSGKIGNLNAPAKIYLSYYSYETRKQVKETLPLKNGEFSYKGINLKEPLALELVLSHDGSTLSSLMNKSYEMDETLDHMDKFTLFVENGKNVISAKDSISKAVIAPSKIELERKQFEAFVKTAKDKMKHLNLDWTDLFKAKRSGNQIEESKYLSTLSDLFLAEREYAKQCVLFAKKYPTKFYAGVALNNALSGADRFGRIHDQNLQNDALMIKEAYNLLSPTIKKTIYAQSVIYSLEDLDKRKVNVKAINFVQNTVDDKPIGISDFKGKYVFVDFWASWCGPCRGENPNVLKAYNMYKDAGLEILGVSFDDKKEAWIKAIKEDGMPWTQISALKGFENEAAKIYNIQGIPSSLLINPEGEIIAYDLRGQNLEKKLADIFKR; translated from the coding sequence ATGAAACCAATGAAAATAATGTGGACAGGAATTGCTATGTCCTGTTTTTTACCCCTGTTGAGTATAGGTCAAGGGTTTAGCCTTTCTGGAAAGATCGGGAATCTAAATGCTCCCGCTAAAATTTATCTTTCCTATTATTCCTACGAAACTCGTAAGCAGGTAAAAGAAACCTTACCCTTAAAAAATGGTGAGTTTTCATATAAGGGCATCAATCTTAAGGAGCCTCTGGCTTTGGAATTAGTTTTAAGTCATGATGGTAGTACATTGAGTAGTCTGATGAACAAGTCTTATGAAATGGATGAGACCCTTGATCATATGGATAAGTTTACCCTCTTTGTGGAAAATGGAAAAAATGTAATCAGTGCAAAGGATTCCATAAGTAAAGCAGTAATCGCTCCTTCTAAAATTGAATTGGAGAGAAAACAGTTTGAGGCTTTTGTTAAGACTGCAAAGGATAAAATGAAACACCTAAACTTAGACTGGACAGATCTTTTTAAAGCAAAAAGGTCAGGAAATCAAATTGAGGAATCAAAATATCTAAGCACATTGAGTGATCTGTTTTTAGCTGAAAGGGAATATGCTAAACAATGCGTGCTTTTCGCAAAGAAATATCCGACTAAATTTTATGCGGGAGTTGCATTGAATAACGCGCTTTCAGGAGCAGACAGGTTTGGCAGGATACATGATCAGAATCTTCAGAATGATGCCCTTATGATAAAAGAGGCTTACAATCTTTTGAGCCCTACAATAAAGAAAACGATCTACGCTCAATCGGTAATTTATAGCCTAGAGGATTTAGATAAAAGAAAGGTGAATGTTAAGGCAATAAATTTTGTGCAAAATACAGTTGATGACAAACCAATTGGAATATCTGATTTTAAAGGGAAATACGTGTTTGTCGATTTCTGGGCATCCTGGTGTGGCCCTTGTAGGGGAGAAAATCCCAATGTATTGAAGGCTTATAACATGTATAAGGATGCAGGTTTAGAGATATTAGGTGTCTCGTTTGATGATAAGAAAGAGGCCTGGATTAAAGCAATTAAAGAAGATGGAATGCCCTGGACACAGATCAGTGCTTTAAAGGGATTTGAAAATGAAGCCGCTAAGATTTATAACATACAAGGAATACCTTCCAGTTTATTAATCAATCCCGAAGGTGAGATCATTGCTTATGATTTGAGGGGACAGAATCTGGAAAAGAAATTAGCTGATATTTTTAAAAGATAA